Proteins encoded by one window of Bacillus sp. SM2101:
- a CDS encoding acetyl-CoA carboxylase biotin carboxylase subunit — MKKILIANRGEIASRVIRTCNNMGIETIAIYSDADKNLPYVNEATKAIRIGESPVQKSYMAMDAIVKLALEENVDGIHPGYGFLSENAMFAKLVNDNGITFIGPQHDVIALMGEKIQARKEMQKAGVPIVPGSHESVSSVEEACVIADKIGYPVMIKASSGGGGVGMQRCNDEQELKKVVVSIKNRAKAYFGNDEIFIEKYVADARHIEIQICADTAGNIVHLFERDCSIQRRNQKVIEETPSPFLSEESRRAMIDCALKVAAHVGYTNVGTVEFVVDNDENFYFLEMNTRLQVEHPITEMVTGIDLVEWQIRLSCGENMPLLQHEINSNGHALEFRLYAEDPVTYLPSPGTLNVLTYPSTEGVRIDKGYDEGCQVTPFYDPMIAKLVIHGLDRNDVLHKAEKLLEEMKVEGIKNNLPLLEKVIQNEMFREGCYTTSFLSRQYSR; from the coding sequence ATGAAGAAAATACTAATTGCGAACAGAGGGGAGATTGCCTCTAGGGTAATTCGAACATGTAACAATATGGGGATTGAGACAATAGCGATTTATTCTGATGCTGATAAGAATTTACCATACGTAAATGAAGCTACTAAAGCGATCCGTATCGGGGAATCTCCTGTTCAAAAATCATATATGGCTATGGATGCTATCGTAAAATTAGCTTTAGAGGAAAATGTAGATGGTATTCACCCAGGGTATGGTTTTTTATCCGAAAATGCAATGTTTGCAAAGTTAGTTAATGATAATGGTATAACTTTTATTGGCCCACAACATGACGTTATTGCTTTAATGGGAGAAAAAATCCAAGCACGAAAGGAAATGCAAAAGGCTGGAGTACCTATTGTGCCAGGGAGTCATGAGTCTGTTAGTTCAGTTGAAGAGGCATGCGTTATAGCTGACAAAATTGGATACCCGGTAATGATAAAAGCAAGTAGTGGCGGTGGCGGAGTTGGGATGCAACGTTGTAATGACGAGCAAGAATTAAAGAAGGTGGTTGTGTCAATTAAAAACCGTGCTAAAGCATATTTTGGGAATGATGAAATATTTATTGAGAAATATGTTGCCGATGCGAGGCATATTGAAATTCAAATATGTGCTGATACAGCTGGGAATATTGTTCATTTGTTTGAGAGAGATTGTTCAATTCAACGTAGAAATCAAAAGGTGATTGAGGAAACACCTTCACCGTTCCTATCAGAGGAATCGAGAAGAGCAATGATTGATTGTGCATTAAAAGTCGCTGCACATGTAGGGTATACCAATGTAGGAACAGTTGAATTTGTAGTAGATAACGATGAGAATTTCTATTTTTTAGAAATGAATACGAGGTTACAAGTTGAACATCCGATAACTGAAATGGTTACAGGGATTGATCTAGTTGAATGGCAAATAAGGTTGTCATGTGGGGAAAATATGCCATTATTACAGCATGAGATAAATAGTAACGGGCACGCGCTAGAATTTCGATTATATGCAGAAGATCCAGTTACATATTTGCCCTCGCCAGGTACTCTTAATGTATTAACTTATCCATCAACAGAGGGTGTCAGAATAGATAAAGGGTATGATGAAGGTTGCCAAGTTACCCCATTTTATGATCCGATGATCGCAAAGCTAGTCATACATGGTCTTGATCGAAATGATGTATTACATAAGGCTGAAAAATTGCTTGAAGAAATGAAAGTTGAAGGGATAAAAAACAACTTACCTTTACTTGAAAAGGTTATTCAAAATGAGATGTTTCGAGAAGGGTGTTATACTACCTCTTTTTTATCAAGGCAGTATTCACGCTGA
- a CDS encoding biotin/lipoyl-containing protein has product MKEIYASMAGTVLNLLVEKEEQITKGQQVIILESMKMEIPIESSIEGAVNEIKVEIGDFVNEGDVLIVLG; this is encoded by the coding sequence ATGAAAGAAATATATGCATCGATGGCAGGTACTGTACTAAATTTATTAGTTGAGAAGGAAGAACAGATTACTAAAGGCCAACAGGTTATTATTCTAGAATCAATGAAAATGGAAATACCAATTGAGAGTTCAATAGAAGGGGCTGTAAATGAAATAAAAGTGGAGATAGGAGATTTCGTAAATGAAGGAGATGTTCTCATCGTATTAGGATAA
- a CDS encoding acyl-CoA carboxylase subunit beta, with amino-acid sequence MVQVSDLDKVLSEKLENIERGGAEKYHQKQKEQNKLFVRDRLKLLFDRGVYIEDGMFANDQAGDLPADGVVTATGTINGQTVCVMANDSTVKAGSWGARTVEKIIRIQESAEKQKVPLLYLVDSAGARITDQLEMFPNRRGAGRIFHNQVRLSGVIPQICILFGPSAAGGAYIPAFCDIVIMVDKNASMYLGSPRMAEKVIGEKVTLEEMGGARMHCTISGCGDVLAGNEEEAIRLAQTYLTYFPTNSQSKPRHIEARESSHSKSLADIIPVHQNAPFDMYDCINAFVDKDSFFEIKKLFAAELITGLARIDGRCVGIIANQPKVKGGVLFVDSADKGAKFIQLCDAFHIPLLFLADVPGFMIGTKVEQAGIIRHGAKFIAAMSSATVPKISVIVRKAYGAGLYAMAGPAFEPDCCIALPTAQIAVMGPEAAVNAVYSNKISNIEDPKERIAYIQQKQEEYKQHIDIYKLGSEMIIDTIVSPNDLRKELIDRFTIYETKEIADVQRKHPVYPV; translated from the coding sequence ATGGTTCAAGTAAGCGATTTAGATAAAGTTTTATCAGAAAAACTAGAAAATATTGAACGTGGAGGAGCAGAAAAGTATCATCAAAAACAAAAAGAGCAGAACAAATTATTTGTTAGAGATAGATTGAAACTGCTCTTTGATCGAGGGGTATATATAGAAGATGGAATGTTCGCAAACGATCAAGCTGGGGATTTACCCGCTGACGGAGTAGTTACAGCTACTGGAACAATCAATGGGCAAACAGTATGTGTGATGGCTAATGATTCGACTGTGAAGGCTGGTTCATGGGGAGCAAGAACAGTCGAAAAAATTATTCGCATCCAAGAGTCAGCAGAGAAACAAAAGGTGCCGTTGTTGTATTTAGTCGATTCGGCTGGTGCACGCATTACTGATCAGTTAGAGATGTTTCCAAATCGCCGTGGAGCAGGTCGTATATTTCATAATCAAGTACGACTATCTGGGGTCATTCCTCAAATTTGTATTTTGTTCGGGCCGTCCGCTGCTGGCGGAGCATATATACCAGCTTTTTGTGATATTGTAATAATGGTCGATAAGAATGCATCAATGTATTTAGGCTCCCCTCGAATGGCTGAGAAGGTCATCGGTGAAAAAGTAACGCTTGAAGAAATGGGTGGAGCTCGCATGCATTGTACAATAAGTGGATGTGGTGATGTACTTGCTGGAAATGAAGAAGAGGCAATTCGTTTAGCTCAAACGTATTTAACGTATTTCCCTACTAATTCCCAGTCTAAACCACGCCATATTGAGGCACGAGAGTCGAGTCATAGTAAGAGTTTGGCTGATATCATCCCTGTGCATCAAAATGCTCCTTTTGATATGTATGATTGTATTAACGCATTTGTAGATAAAGATAGTTTTTTTGAGATTAAGAAATTATTTGCTGCCGAACTTATTACTGGTTTAGCTAGAATAGATGGTCGCTGTGTTGGAATTATAGCCAATCAACCGAAAGTGAAAGGCGGAGTTTTATTCGTTGATTCCGCAGATAAAGGGGCTAAATTTATTCAGCTGTGTGATGCTTTTCATATTCCTTTATTATTCTTAGCTGATGTACCAGGTTTTATGATAGGAACAAAGGTTGAACAGGCTGGAATAATTAGACATGGTGCTAAGTTTATAGCTGCAATGAGTTCAGCTACTGTGCCAAAAATCTCTGTTATTGTTCGAAAAGCTTATGGGGCCGGGCTATATGCAATGGCGGGACCAGCTTTTGAGCCTGATTGCTGTATAGCACTTCCAACTGCGCAAATAGCTGTAATGGGTCCTGAAGCGGCAGTAAATGCAGTTTATTCTAACAAAATAAGTAACATAGAAGACCCAAAAGAAAGAATAGCATATATTCAGCAAAAGCAAGAGGAGTATAAACAGCATATAGATATATATAAATTAGGATCTGAAATGATTATAGATACAATTGTATCACCAAATGATTTACGAAAAGAGTTAATTGATAGGTTTACAATTTATGAAACTAAAGAGATAGCAGATGTCCAACGTAAGCATCCTGTTTATCCAGTTTAA
- a CDS encoding 2-dehydropantoate 2-reductase produces MQIGVIGAGSIGLLYACYLSIYHQVTIYTRRKDQARQINSKGIQLIKSGVQSTYKVTAKVLDDGLEHEDLIIVTVKEYHLDRVLNTTNQFRNVNALLFLQNGMKHISLFEKLNHEVILVGVVEHGALKINDYTVNHTGVGITKICSFRNGEGVIQSFQKGQHSDFGVLVAEDWYKVLSEKLIVNAVINPLTALYCVENGDLLSNRFFLSRMKNLFIEVTSVMNVNTNNMWERLEHICIQTQNNRSSMLRDIESGRQTEIDAILGYIIAEADKVGKSVPVSTFLYDSIKGKELQRGDSSCHS; encoded by the coding sequence ATGCAAATAGGGGTTATTGGTGCTGGTTCAATTGGACTATTATATGCGTGTTACCTTTCAATATATCATCAAGTTACGATTTATACTCGACGCAAAGATCAAGCTAGGCAAATAAATTCCAAAGGTATTCAATTGATCAAGAGCGGTGTTCAATCCACGTATAAGGTTACTGCAAAAGTATTAGACGATGGGTTAGAACACGAGGATTTGATTATTGTTACGGTTAAAGAGTATCACTTAGACCGTGTTCTGAATACGACGAATCAATTTCGAAATGTTAATGCACTGTTATTTTTGCAAAATGGTATGAAGCATATTTCACTATTTGAGAAACTAAACCATGAAGTAATACTTGTTGGGGTCGTTGAGCATGGCGCGTTAAAAATTAATGACTATACAGTAAATCATACTGGTGTTGGAATAACGAAAATTTGTTCATTTAGAAATGGAGAAGGCGTAATACAGTCGTTTCAAAAAGGTCAACACTCCGACTTTGGGGTCTTAGTTGCTGAAGATTGGTATAAGGTGCTTTCTGAAAAGTTAATTGTTAATGCTGTAATCAACCCATTAACCGCCTTATATTGTGTGGAAAATGGAGACTTACTTTCCAATCGTTTTTTTCTTTCGCGAATGAAGAACCTATTTATAGAAGTGACATCCGTTATGAATGTTAATACAAATAATATGTGGGAACGTCTAGAACATATTTGTATACAAACTCAGAATAATCGCTCATCTATGCTAAGAGATATTGAGAGTGGGCGACAGACAGAAATCGATGCAATATTAGGATATATCATAGCAGAGGCTGATAAGGTGGGGAAAAGTGTACCAGTTAGTACATTTTTGTATGATTCTATAAAAGGTAAAGAATTGCAGAGAGGTGATTCGTCATGTCACAGTTAG
- a CDS encoding DUF3397 domain-containing protein, which translates to MSQLVAGVFATVVTIPIIGLFLVYFILCKITRRKRNSLLMAIDISTALFILSVYYLTEVIWGQSMFWLILLIIVLIAMVVVILQWKIKQDIDMRKVLKGSWRFSFLFFFSAYIILFVYGLIDRVLAFVNT; encoded by the coding sequence ATGTCACAGTTAGTAGCCGGTGTTTTTGCAACAGTTGTCACTATTCCAATAATTGGTTTGTTTCTTGTGTATTTCATCTTATGTAAGATCACCCGTCGTAAAAGGAATTCTCTGTTAATGGCTATCGACATTTCAACAGCCTTATTTATCTTGTCAGTATATTATTTGACAGAGGTTATTTGGGGACAATCTATGTTTTGGCTTATCCTACTTATAATCGTGTTAATTGCGATGGTTGTTGTTATTTTACAGTGGAAAATTAAACAAGATATCGATATGCGCAAAGTATTAAAAGGATCGTGGCGGTTTAGTTTTTTGTTTTTCTTTTCTGCCTACATCATTTTGTTTGTTTACGGCTTAATTGATCGTGTATTGGCATTTGTTAACACTTAA
- the bshC gene encoding bacillithiol biosynthesis cysteine-adding enzyme BshC — translation MEVNDLFLPSLNKFATDYMGNSKECHQFFHYNIHDATVYEQRKDELASRRFQRERLVKHLLRYHSKFQHNDKSKQHIEKLLDQNSLVVIGGQQAGLLTGPLYTIHKILTIIQTAKQQEKELNVPVLPVFWIAGEDHDFDEINHQYVETESGMKKKSYNRHNTNKQMVSDIHIDKHLCEQWIQEIIQSYGESNYTHEILSMLKQSLHDTETVVDFFAQILITLFADEGLIVVNSASPDLREIESEFFHHLIYNNSQLAEAVSMQQHVLEEVGYNKVLDVNINSSNLFFQYNENRVLLERDGAEGYFKGKNNEVKISFDELIQIAESSPHLLSNNVVTRPLMQEYLFPTLAFIAGPGELAYWGELKNAFSLFDFKMPPIIPRANITIVDRTITSDLEKLNIPIDDVLQDNLLSYRDDWVKTELKYDFESIINNAKEEVEQIHQQIRQKATEVDANLHSVLVKNAQLIQSQFEFVSTLINRSIETKHEVTLKKFQRIENCLRPNHLPQERVWNIFYFLNKYGFGFIQQLVNAPIKYNGNHQLIYL, via the coding sequence ATGGAGGTTAATGATCTTTTTCTCCCTTCATTAAATAAATTTGCAACTGATTACATGGGGAATTCCAAAGAGTGTCATCAGTTTTTTCATTACAATATTCATGATGCAACAGTGTATGAACAAAGAAAAGATGAGCTTGCATCAAGACGGTTTCAGCGTGAGAGGCTCGTAAAGCATCTACTACGTTATCACTCTAAATTTCAACATAATGACAAATCTAAACAGCATATTGAAAAGCTTCTAGATCAAAATAGCCTTGTTGTAATCGGTGGTCAACAAGCAGGATTATTAACAGGCCCTTTGTATACTATTCACAAAATATTGACAATAATCCAAACAGCAAAGCAGCAAGAGAAGGAACTAAATGTCCCAGTCTTACCTGTGTTTTGGATAGCTGGTGAAGATCATGACTTTGATGAAATTAATCATCAATATGTAGAGACAGAAAGCGGCATGAAGAAAAAATCGTACAATCGCCATAATACTAATAAGCAAATGGTATCAGATATACATATAGACAAACACCTTTGTGAGCAATGGATACAAGAAATCATTCAATCGTACGGTGAATCAAATTATACACATGAAATTCTATCTATGCTTAAACAGAGCTTACATGATACAGAAACTGTTGTTGACTTTTTTGCTCAAATCTTAATAACATTATTTGCTGATGAAGGGCTTATCGTTGTTAACTCAGCTTCCCCTGATCTACGTGAAATAGAATCTGAATTTTTCCATCATCTTATCTATAACAATTCACAACTAGCAGAAGCGGTGTCTATGCAACAACATGTGTTAGAAGAAGTTGGATATAACAAAGTGCTAGATGTGAATATCAATTCTTCAAATTTGTTTTTTCAATATAATGAAAATCGAGTGCTTTTGGAAAGGGATGGGGCTGAAGGATACTTTAAAGGTAAGAATAATGAAGTGAAGATATCATTTGATGAACTTATTCAAATAGCAGAATCATCACCCCATTTGCTGAGCAACAATGTAGTTACAAGACCCCTCATGCAAGAATACTTATTCCCAACATTAGCATTTATTGCTGGACCAGGAGAACTTGCCTATTGGGGTGAGCTTAAAAATGCCTTTTCATTGTTCGATTTTAAAATGCCACCAATTATACCGAGAGCTAATATTACGATTGTTGACCGAACAATTACATCTGATTTAGAGAAGTTAAATATACCAATAGATGATGTTTTACAAGATAATTTGCTTTCTTATCGTGATGATTGGGTGAAAACCGAGCTGAAGTATGACTTTGAAAGTATCATTAACAATGCGAAAGAAGAGGTTGAACAAATTCATCAACAAATTAGGCAAAAAGCAACAGAAGTAGATGCTAACTTACATTCTGTCCTTGTTAAAAATGCTCAATTAATACAATCTCAGTTTGAATTTGTTTCAACTTTAATTAATCGTTCTATCGAGACTAAACATGAAGTAACATTGAAAAAGTTTCAAAGGATAGAGAACTGTTTACGACCAAATCATTTACCTCAAGAAAGGGTATGGAATATATTTTACTTTTTAAATAAATATGGGTTTGGTTTTATTCAGCAATTAGTAAATGCTCCGATAAAATATAATGGGAACCATCAATTAATTTATCTATAA
- the mraZ gene encoding division/cell wall cluster transcriptional repressor MraZ produces the protein MFMGEFHHNIDQKGRMIIPVKFRDNLGDSFVLTRGLDQCLFAYPLSEWSIIEEKLKSLPLTKKDARAFTRFFFSGAIDCEIDKQGRINIPISLRKYAVIEKECVVIGVSNRIEIWSKISWDQYVSESEESFAEIAENMIDFNF, from the coding sequence ATGTTTATGGGAGAATTCCATCACAACATTGATCAAAAAGGTCGAATGATTATCCCTGTTAAGTTTAGAGATAATCTGGGCGATTCTTTTGTCCTTACAAGAGGGTTAGATCAGTGTTTATTTGCTTACCCCTTGAGTGAATGGAGCATTATTGAAGAGAAGTTAAAAAGCCTCCCATTAACAAAAAAAGATGCACGTGCTTTTACTCGTTTCTTTTTTTCCGGCGCTATAGACTGTGAAATTGATAAACAAGGTAGAATAAATATACCTATTTCGCTGAGGAAATACGCCGTAATTGAAAAGGAATGTGTAGTAATTGGTGTCTCTAATCGCATTGAAATTTGGAGTAAGATAAGTTGGGATCAATATGTTTCTGAGTCTGAGGAATCATTCGCTGAAATCGCAGAAAACATGATCGATTTTAACTTTTAA
- the rsmH gene encoding 16S rRNA (cytosine(1402)-N(4))-methyltransferase RsmH, translated as MFKHKTVLLDEAVDGLRINPDGIYVDCTLGGAGHSELIVSKLSNSGRLIAFDQDETAIEHAKKKLAKHQDKITIIKSNFRYIQQRLAEIDIHAVDGILFDLGVSSPQLDTPERGFSYNYDAPLDMRMDHQATLSAYDVVNHWPYEQMVRIFFQYGEERFSKQIARKIEAAREKKPIETTSQLVDLIKDGIPAAARRTGGHPAKRIFQAIRIAVNDELQVFEDALGQAIDMLKPGGRISVITFHSLEDRMCKVAYKKASEGPPLPPGLPVVPDEYKPTLKLVTRKPILPSANELELNNRARSAKLRIAEKM; from the coding sequence ATGTTTAAACATAAGACAGTTTTATTAGACGAAGCAGTAGATGGCTTACGAATTAATCCCGACGGTATATATGTTGACTGTACTCTTGGTGGTGCAGGTCATAGTGAATTAATCGTGAGCAAGCTATCTAATAGTGGAAGGTTAATTGCGTTTGACCAAGATGAAACAGCGATCGAACATGCGAAAAAAAAATTAGCAAAACATCAAGATAAGATTACAATCATCAAGAGTAATTTTCGATACATACAACAAAGACTAGCAGAAATAGATATTCATGCTGTTGATGGTATTTTATTTGACTTGGGAGTATCTTCTCCTCAATTGGATACGCCTGAGAGAGGTTTTAGTTATAATTACGATGCGCCATTAGATATGAGAATGGACCATCAAGCTACTTTATCTGCATATGATGTTGTAAATCATTGGCCCTACGAACAAATGGTAAGAATATTTTTCCAATACGGGGAGGAGCGTTTTTCAAAACAGATCGCTCGGAAGATTGAAGCTGCTCGAGAAAAGAAACCAATTGAAACGACAAGTCAATTAGTTGACCTTATAAAGGATGGAATTCCTGCAGCGGCACGTCGAACTGGCGGACATCCTGCGAAAAGAATTTTTCAAGCTATTCGAATTGCTGTTAATGATGAACTACAAGTGTTTGAAGATGCACTTGGACAGGCTATTGACATGTTAAAGCCTGGTGGCAGAATTTCTGTTATTACATTTCACTCATTAGAAGACCGGATGTGTAAAGTAGCTTATAAAAAAGCAAGTGAAGGTCCTCCTCTTCCCCCTGGACTACCTGTAGTACCAGATGAGTATAAGCCAACCTTAAAGCTCGTTACACGAAAACCTATTTTACCATCAGCTAACGAACTAGAACTAAATAACCGAGCACGTTCAGCAAAGCTTAGAATTGCGGAAAAAATGTAA
- the ftsL gene encoding cell division protein FtsL, whose translation MSNLAHRVQEQRQHEVKHKRKLVKKKSAKISLGEKCILLMFATAILVGGITIISNTASIYALNKEIQQTETSIAEQGRVNTDLQVEIQELSTYERIWQKAQELGLQLNEKNVKVVQD comes from the coding sequence ATGAGTAACTTAGCACACAGAGTTCAAGAACAGCGTCAACACGAAGTCAAACATAAACGTAAATTAGTCAAAAAGAAGAGCGCGAAGATATCATTAGGTGAAAAATGTATATTGCTAATGTTTGCAACTGCAATATTAGTTGGTGGCATAACCATCATATCAAATACAGCTTCGATATACGCTTTAAATAAAGAGATTCAACAAACTGAGACTTCCATAGCTGAACAAGGAAGAGTAAACACAGATTTACAGGTGGAAATTCAAGAGCTTAGTACATACGAAAGGATATGGCAAAAAGCACAGGAGCTCGGGTTACAACTAAACGAAAAAAATGTAAAAGTAGTGCAGGATTGA
- a CDS encoding penicillin-binding protein: MTIKRKNINKGAALLSIVFTLLFFMLLIRFVFIQWSGEAGGEVLAIKAEEKYKRQRTIEARRGSIYDRNGEVIAEDIPSYTIAAVVDESLTTDEDEPNHVVDPRDTAEKLAPLIGMNVHEMVGILELDRKQVEFGRYGRNISHQLKNEIEELKLPGITFIRDEKRYYPNGVFASSVIGYTVKEEIEDDTQIRKQTVGMLGLEQSLNDYLHDEDGYITYEGDQQGFRLPNKETKIVPPENGNDVYLTIDRKIQSFLEDAMNKVNEEYTPEKMIGVIANAKTGEILAMSTRPSFDPNVRDIENYLNDAISYPYEPGSTMKIFTLAAAIDGGVYDGEESFKSGSYSVPGSKPINDINTTWGVINFNEAVRRSSNVGFAILAYEKLGPDKFYEYLQAFHFDQPTGIDLPGEVAGSILFNYPIEQVTTAFGQGTTVTPIQLVQAATAITNGGEMLQPYIIDRIVDSSTNEVIEQGESKVVGKPVSNNTSEEVLDLLEQVVVGEHGTGAAYDIEGYQVAGKTGTAEIPNPNGGGYLKGHGNYIFSFLGMAPKEDPELIMYVSVKMPNIAPNEKGSAPVSKIFNPVMESSLKYLNILPTEVEDEQRNLQNTAVTIKSYIGKSPQEAVNSIEKSGLSPILVGNGEKIIAQYPNSQIEVIADEKVILVTDGELLMPDMMGWSLRDVLKVVELLELQPNIVGSGYVTKQNIFPHSVVQKGDLLIIDLQQPAVTAELANESSMDGEDADLEQGEDEETMEVLD; encoded by the coding sequence ATGACGATAAAAAGAAAAAATATTAACAAAGGAGCAGCGTTGTTAAGTATTGTTTTCACACTGCTCTTTTTTATGTTGTTGATACGTTTTGTGTTTATTCAATGGTCAGGGGAAGCAGGCGGTGAAGTATTAGCGATTAAAGCTGAAGAGAAGTATAAGAGACAAAGAACGATAGAGGCAAGAAGAGGCTCAATCTACGATAGAAATGGTGAAGTAATTGCAGAAGACATCCCTTCTTATACAATTGCGGCTGTGGTTGATGAAAGCTTAACAACTGATGAAGACGAGCCAAATCATGTAGTTGATCCACGCGATACTGCTGAAAAATTAGCACCACTAATTGGCATGAATGTACATGAGATGGTAGGGATTTTAGAGTTGGATAGGAAGCAAGTTGAGTTTGGACGTTATGGTCGCAATATTAGCCATCAATTGAAAAATGAGATTGAGGAGTTAAAATTACCTGGTATCACATTTATTCGAGATGAGAAGCGTTATTATCCAAATGGCGTATTTGCATCCAGTGTGATTGGGTATACAGTGAAAGAAGAAATTGAAGACGATACACAAATTCGTAAACAAACAGTGGGAATGTTAGGACTTGAGCAATCACTAAATGATTACTTGCATGATGAAGATGGGTATATTACGTACGAAGGTGATCAACAAGGCTTCCGACTCCCTAATAAAGAGACTAAGATTGTACCACCGGAAAATGGGAATGATGTATATTTAACGATTGATCGGAAGATTCAAAGTTTCTTGGAAGATGCTATGAACAAAGTGAATGAAGAATATACACCAGAAAAAATGATTGGCGTTATTGCAAACGCAAAGACTGGTGAAATCTTAGCAATGAGTACAAGACCTTCGTTTGATCCTAACGTAAGGGATATTGAGAACTATTTAAATGATGCTATTTCCTACCCTTATGAACCAGGTTCGACGATGAAAATATTTACACTTGCTGCCGCAATTGATGGCGGTGTATATGATGGCGAAGAATCATTTAAATCTGGTTCCTATTCAGTTCCTGGGAGTAAACCGATAAATGATATAAACACTACCTGGGGTGTTATCAATTTTAATGAAGCGGTTAGGCGATCTTCTAATGTTGGTTTTGCCATCCTTGCTTATGAGAAATTAGGTCCTGATAAATTCTACGAATATTTGCAAGCTTTTCATTTTGATCAGCCTACAGGCATTGATTTACCTGGGGAGGTAGCAGGTAGCATTTTGTTTAACTATCCAATTGAACAAGTAACGACAGCCTTTGGTCAAGGAACAACTGTAACACCTATCCAACTCGTTCAAGCCGCAACTGCTATTACTAATGGTGGTGAAATGTTACAGCCGTATATTATCGATAGAATAGTTGATTCAAGTACGAATGAAGTAATAGAGCAAGGTGAATCAAAAGTTGTGGGGAAGCCTGTATCTAACAATACTTCAGAAGAAGTATTAGATTTGCTTGAGCAAGTTGTTGTAGGTGAACATGGGACAGGAGCAGCTTATGATATAGAGGGCTATCAAGTTGCTGGAAAAACGGGAACCGCTGAAATACCTAACCCTAACGGCGGAGGGTATCTAAAAGGACACGGAAATTATATTTTTTCCTTCCTCGGTATGGCTCCAAAAGAAGACCCTGAATTAATCATGTATGTTTCGGTGAAAATGCCGAACATAGCACCAAACGAAAAAGGGTCAGCACCCGTTTCAAAAATATTTAATCCTGTTATGGAAAGTAGTTTGAAATATTTAAATATACTTCCTACTGAAGTAGAGGACGAACAAAGAAATCTACAAAACACAGCTGTTACGATAAAATCTTATATTGGAAAGTCTCCACAGGAAGCTGTTAATAGTATAGAAAAAAGCGGCCTATCCCCAATATTAGTTGGGAATGGGGAAAAAATTATAGCGCAATATCCTAACAGTCAAATCGAAGTGATCGCTGATGAAAAAGTAATTTTAGTTACCGATGGAGAATTATTAATGCCTGATATGATGGGTTGGTCATTACGGGACGTCTTAAAGGTTGTTGAACTATTAGAATTGCAGCCAAATATAGTAGGTAGTGGTTATGTTACGAAACAAAATATCTTCCCTCATTCGGTCGTTCAGAAAGGTGATTTGCTTATCATCGATCTTCAACAACCGGCAGTAACAGCGGAATTAGCAAATGAATCATCAATGGATGGTGAAGACGCCGATTTAGAACAAGGTGAAGATGAGGAAACAATGGAAGTGTTAGACTAA